In Leptospiraceae bacterium, a genomic segment contains:
- the nifJ gene encoding pyruvate:ferredoxin (flavodoxin) oxidoreductase — protein sequence MAKNYCVIDGNEAVAKVAYKLNEVIAIYPITPSSPMGEFSDAWASEGKPNLWGTIPSVVEMQSEGGAAGALHGSLQTGALTTTFTASQGLLLMIPNMYKIAGELTSAVIHVAARSLAAQGLSIFGDHSDVMATRATGFAMLASESVQMSHDMALIAHAASLETRLPFLHFFDGFRTSHEVSKIELLEDEVLRAMINEDFVIAHRKRGLNPEAPVLRGTAQNPDVYFQARETVNPFYEACPAVVQKAMDRFAELTGRSYKLFEYHGAKDADKVIVLMGSGAEAVHETVDYLLAKGEKVGVLKVRLYRPFDNAALLSAFPVTTKKIAVLDRTKEPGGPGEPLYLDVINAFYEGIGAGKVKSFPKVVGGRYGLSSKEFTPAMVKAIYDNLASENPKHHFTVGIKDDVSNTSLDYDPSFSIEGQGVARCKFYGLGADGTVGANKNSIKIIGENTENYAQGYFVYDSKKSGSMTISHLRFGKNPIRSTYLITEPNFVACHQSIFLERMDMLEGIVEGGTFLLNTTYNKDEIWKTLPGKVQEDIIQKKLNFYVIDAYKVAKEAGMRNQINTVMQTCFFSISGILPSEEAIDEIKKSIEKSYGKKGTEIVKKNLEAVDSSLSHLEKVDYPSSVSNKVEALVINLPDKAPAFVKGVLGTIMSGKGDDLPVSAMPIDGTYPTGTTQWEKRKIAQEVPVWDDKVCIQCGKCAFVCPHGVIRMNVYDPSHLKTAPTTFVSTDSRVPEFKELDYKFTLQISADDCTGCGICVDICPAKNKSEVRLKAINMTPVAELPEGQTENWEFFRTIPPVDRKLIKINSIRQEQLQEPLFEFSGACSGCGETPYIKLATQLFGDRMVIANATGCSSIYGGNLPTTPYTVNKDGKGPAWSNSLFEDNAEFGFGFRVSLDKQKEAAEELVKELREHIGEKLADSLVNASQKEEADIHEQRERVEELRKVLQSLSSKKEIAGRVKTLQGLADKLIRKSVWIFGGDGWGYDIGYGGLDHVLASGKNVNVLLLDTEVYSNTGGQMSKATPRAAVAKFASGGKPAPKKDLGHIAMSYGNIYVASVAMGARDEHTLKAFLEAEAYDGPSLIIAYSHCIAHGINMAQGMKHQKMAVDTGQWILYRYNPEKHASGENPLSLDSKHPSVPVWKYLEMENRFKMLTKSKPDVAKNLFKQAQDDVDTRFKFYEFLAGKGKEE from the coding sequence ATGGCAAAAAATTATTGCGTTATAGACGGAAACGAAGCCGTTGCAAAAGTCGCCTATAAACTAAATGAAGTCATAGCCATCTACCCGATTACTCCCTCATCACCGATGGGGGAGTTTTCTGATGCCTGGGCTTCCGAAGGTAAACCCAATCTCTGGGGAACAATTCCTTCTGTGGTGGAAATGCAAAGTGAGGGAGGGGCTGCCGGTGCTTTACACGGTTCTCTTCAAACCGGAGCACTAACAACTACCTTTACCGCTTCCCAGGGGCTTCTTTTGATGATTCCGAATATGTATAAGATTGCCGGAGAGTTAACTTCTGCGGTGATTCACGTTGCGGCTCGTTCTTTAGCCGCCCAGGGACTTTCTATTTTCGGAGATCACAGCGATGTGATGGCAACCCGTGCTACCGGCTTTGCTATGCTCGCTTCTGAATCAGTGCAAATGTCACACGACATGGCTCTCATTGCCCATGCAGCCAGTCTCGAAACCAGACTTCCCTTCTTACATTTTTTTGATGGATTTCGGACTTCCCATGAAGTAAGTAAAATAGAACTTCTGGAAGATGAAGTTTTACGGGCCATGATCAACGAAGATTTCGTAATAGCCCACCGGAAACGTGGTCTAAATCCGGAAGCTCCGGTTCTTAGAGGAACTGCTCAAAACCCGGATGTATATTTTCAGGCAAGGGAAACGGTAAATCCATTCTACGAAGCCTGTCCGGCTGTAGTACAGAAAGCTATGGATAGGTTTGCTGAGCTGACCGGAAGAAGTTACAAACTTTTTGAATATCATGGCGCCAAAGATGCAGATAAAGTAATCGTTCTTATGGGTTCCGGTGCGGAAGCTGTTCATGAGACGGTAGACTACCTTCTGGCAAAAGGCGAGAAAGTAGGAGTTTTGAAAGTCAGACTCTACAGACCTTTTGACAATGCAGCTCTTCTTTCCGCTTTTCCTGTAACAACAAAGAAAATAGCAGTCCTGGATAGAACCAAAGAACCGGGTGGGCCGGGAGAACCTCTGTACCTCGATGTAATTAATGCGTTCTACGAAGGTATAGGAGCCGGAAAAGTAAAAAGCTTTCCGAAAGTTGTTGGAGGAAGATACGGTCTTTCCTCTAAAGAATTTACACCGGCTATGGTAAAAGCTATTTATGACAACCTTGCTTCCGAAAACCCCAAACATCATTTTACCGTAGGAATCAAGGATGATGTAAGTAATACCAGTCTCGACTATGATCCCTCCTTTTCCATCGAAGGGCAGGGCGTGGCCAGATGCAAGTTTTACGGACTCGGTGCGGATGGAACCGTTGGAGCCAATAAAAACTCCATCAAGATTATCGGAGAAAATACAGAGAACTATGCCCAGGGCTATTTCGTGTATGACTCGAAAAAATCCGGTTCTATGACCATATCTCACCTGCGTTTCGGCAAGAATCCGATTCGTTCCACTTACCTGATTACTGAGCCAAATTTTGTTGCCTGTCATCAGAGTATTTTCCTGGAAAGAATGGATATGCTCGAAGGAATCGTAGAAGGTGGAACCTTTCTTTTAAATACAACCTACAACAAAGATGAAATCTGGAAAACTCTGCCGGGCAAAGTTCAGGAAGATATTATTCAGAAAAAACTTAATTTCTACGTAATCGATGCCTATAAAGTTGCCAAAGAAGCCGGGATGAGAAACCAGATAAACACGGTAATGCAGACCTGCTTTTTCTCGATTTCCGGAATCCTTCCCAGTGAAGAAGCCATTGATGAAATTAAAAAGTCCATCGAAAAAAGTTATGGGAAAAAAGGAACGGAGATTGTCAAGAAAAATCTGGAAGCGGTCGATAGCTCTCTTTCTCACCTCGAAAAAGTAGACTATCCTTCCTCCGTTTCGAATAAGGTAGAAGCCCTTGTAATCAATCTTCCCGATAAAGCTCCTGCTTTTGTAAAAGGTGTTCTGGGAACAATCATGTCCGGGAAAGGAGATGATTTACCTGTAAGTGCTATGCCGATAGATGGAACTTATCCAACAGGAACAACGCAGTGGGAAAAACGTAAGATTGCTCAAGAAGTTCCCGTCTGGGATGATAAGGTCTGTATCCAGTGCGGTAAGTGTGCGTTTGTTTGTCCTCACGGTGTGATACGGATGAATGTGTATGATCCCTCCCATCTCAAAACAGCACCTACTACTTTTGTATCTACGGATTCGAGAGTACCGGAATTTAAGGAATTAGATTATAAGTTCACACTACAAATTTCCGCTGATGATTGCACCGGCTGTGGTATCTGTGTGGATATCTGTCCGGCAAAGAACAAATCAGAAGTGCGCTTAAAAGCCATTAACATGACTCCTGTAGCCGAGCTTCCTGAGGGTCAAACAGAGAACTGGGAATTCTTCAGGACTATTCCTCCGGTAGATAGAAAACTTATCAAGATTAATTCGATTCGCCAGGAACAATTACAGGAACCTCTGTTTGAGTTTTCAGGTGCTTGTTCGGGTTGTGGAGAAACTCCTTATATTAAATTAGCTACACAGCTATTTGGTGACCGAATGGTGATTGCCAATGCAACCGGTTGTTCATCCATTTACGGAGGAAACCTTCCTACAACTCCTTACACGGTAAATAAAGATGGTAAAGGGCCTGCCTGGTCAAACTCCCTTTTTGAAGATAACGCTGAATTTGGTTTTGGTTTCAGAGTCTCTCTCGACAAACAAAAAGAAGCAGCGGAAGAACTGGTCAAAGAACTTCGTGAACATATCGGAGAAAAGTTGGCTGACTCTCTCGTGAATGCCTCTCAAAAAGAAGAAGCCGATATTCACGAACAAAGAGAACGTGTGGAAGAACTACGTAAAGTTCTACAAAGTCTCAGTTCTAAGAAAGAAATTGCAGGCAGGGTAAAAACCTTACAGGGACTTGCAGACAAGCTTATCCGCAAGAGTGTCTGGATCTTTGGTGGAGACGGTTGGGGTTATGACATCGGATACGGTGGTCTGGATCACGTTCTTGCCAGCGGTAAAAATGTGAATGTACTCCTTTTGGATACAGAAGTGTATTCGAACACGGGAGGCCAGATGTCCAAAGCTACTCCGAGAGCGGCTGTAGCCAAGTTTGCCTCCGGAGGGAAACCGGCTCCTAAAAAAGACCTCGGTCATATAGCTATGAGTTACGGAAATATCTATGTAGCCAGTGTGGCCATGGGAGCAAGAGACGAACATACCCTGAAAGCCTTCTTAGAAGCAGAAGCATACGACGGACCTTCTCTGATTATAGCCTACAGCCATTGCATTGCGCACGGTATCAATATGGCGCAGGGAATGAAACATCAGAAAATGGCAGTAGATACAGGTCAGTGGATCCTGTACCGATATAACCCGGAAAAACACGCAAGTGGTGAAAACCCCTTAAGTCTGGATTCGAAGCATCCGAGTGTTCCTGTCTGGAAATATTTGGAAATGGAAAACCGTTTCAAAATGTTGACAAAGAGTAAGCCCGATGTGGCGAAAAACCTCTTTAAGCAGGCTCAGGATGATGTGGATACCAGGTTCAAGTTTTATGAATTCTTAGCAGGAAAAGGAAAGGAGGAATAA